One region of Gottschalkia purinilytica genomic DNA includes:
- a CDS encoding stalk domain-containing protein encodes MKKVVSLSLIFVMLFSLSMSSIGQSQFVRVFIDGQYRDVRKVNVYFNGQTVVGNSPSIIYQERTLVPIRAIAERLNAKIEWNQQTEEATITTSTKKIVFKINSNYVTVNGVKKLIPYNTPAKLMDDTSTMVPLRFVSEELGCEVLWDAPTWTARINYNSGKNPPSSNQVSDIAVKNISGNALPQIEIKTSGQARYTTMELSNPDKLVIDIHDSKLNVNGSGYIEKAVGKWPLQTIRASQFDQDTVRVVLDLSKMVRPQITTPNVNTISLNFTNKLEKITKELINGKEAIVLHNMYPQEYNSFTLSNPNRVVVDLRNTIVPDSIGSISTDVVGSVRVSQFSNDGSYPQGEKVTRVVMEINNNYISPILSVEKLNDKMILYVNGQYIGGTNPGNEKPDPGNENPEEKHNILSSTNSNIQQMKAWAKSKGATDTFVSLAELYFNIGNAVGVNPEMAYCQAAKETGYGKFGGVLDESYKNPCGMKKKEGGADNDKEAHQRFSTWEEGVQAHIDHLALYAGATGYPKMNTPDPRHFAYLLGTVKTFEDLGGKWAPSISYGEDIVKMSKELLSKKY; translated from the coding sequence TTGAAAAAAGTAGTTTCGCTTTCGCTGATATTTGTTATGCTATTTAGCTTAAGCATGAGTTCTATAGGTCAATCTCAATTTGTTAGAGTATTTATAGATGGGCAATACAGAGATGTAAGAAAAGTAAATGTTTACTTTAATGGACAAACTGTAGTAGGGAACTCTCCATCTATTATATATCAAGAAAGAACACTAGTACCGATAAGGGCCATTGCTGAAAGACTAAATGCTAAGATAGAATGGAATCAGCAAACTGAAGAAGCAACAATAACTACAAGTACTAAAAAAATAGTGTTTAAAATTAATAGTAATTATGTAACTGTTAATGGAGTAAAAAAACTTATTCCTTATAATACTCCAGCTAAGCTAATGGATGATACAAGTACAATGGTACCTTTAAGATTTGTATCAGAAGAGCTTGGATGTGAAGTACTATGGGATGCACCAACGTGGACTGCAAGAATTAACTATAATAGTGGAAAAAATCCTCCATCATCAAACCAAGTTAGTGATATTGCAGTAAAAAACATAAGTGGTAATGCTCTTCCGCAAATAGAGATAAAAACGAGTGGACAAGCTCGATATACTACTATGGAATTAAGTAATCCAGATAAACTAGTAATAGATATACATGATAGTAAACTAAATGTAAATGGAAGTGGATATATAGAAAAAGCTGTAGGAAAGTGGCCTTTACAAACTATAAGGGCATCTCAATTTGATCAAGATACAGTTAGAGTTGTTTTAGATTTGAGCAAGATGGTGAGACCACAAATAACGACTCCTAATGTAAATACTATATCTCTTAACTTTACAAATAAGCTTGAAAAGATAACTAAAGAATTAATAAATGGCAAAGAGGCTATAGTACTACATAACATGTACCCACAAGAGTATAATAGCTTTACACTTTCAAATCCAAATAGAGTTGTAGTAGATCTAAGAAATACTATAGTTCCTGATAGTATAGGAAGTATTTCTACTGATGTTGTCGGAAGTGTGAGAGTATCTCAGTTTTCCAATGATGGATCTTATCCACAAGGTGAAAAAGTTACAAGAGTAGTAATGGAGATTAATAATAACTATATTAGTCCTATTTTATCAGTGGAAAAATTAAATGATAAGATGATACTTTATGTTAATGGTCAATACATAGGAGGAACTAATCCTGGAAATGAAAAACCAGACCCTGGAAACGAAAATCCAGAGGAAAAACATAATATATTATCTTCAACAAATTCAAACATACAGCAAATGAAAGCATGGGCTAAATCTAAAGGAGCAACAGATACGTTCGTTAGTTTAGCTGAACTATATTTCAATATAGGGAATGCAGTAGGAGTGAATCCAGAAATGGCTTATTGCCAAGCTGCAAAAGAAACTGGATATGGTAAATTTGGTGGAGTGTTGGATGAGAGCTATAAGAATCCTTGTGGTATGAAGAAGAAAGAAGGTGGAGCAGATAATGATAAAGAAGCTCACCAAAGATTTTCTACATGGGAAGAAGGAGTACAAGCTCATATTGACCATCTAGCATTATACGCGGGTGCTACTGGATATCCCAAAATGAATACACCAGATCCAAGACATTTTGCTTATCTTCTTGGTACAGTAAAAACGTTTGAAGACTTAGGTGGTAAATGGGCACCATCAATTAGTTATGGAGAGGATATTGTAAAAATGTCAAAAGAATTATTAAGTAAAAAATATTAA
- a CDS encoding GNAT family N-acetyltransferase → MIKLLQYPQTDYFDHLKKQILLLQNIAWLSTSEPKAENVSWPKDPKIHLTSFVLIDNSSAISNVTVLGKNITHKGRSYKTFGLSEVVTHPSYRKQVLGLQLIKEATKFIENNNPDISIFTCEPSIVYFYTKEGWIHMENTCTVGGTLDNAFRSDSLGLATMMRFFSDKSKKHRQDFEHSDVYLELGKKVVVI, encoded by the coding sequence ATGATTAAATTATTACAATATCCCCAAACAGATTATTTCGATCATCTGAAAAAACAAATACTTTTATTACAAAATATTGCATGGCTATCAACATCTGAGCCTAAAGCCGAGAATGTATCTTGGCCAAAAGATCCTAAAATACATCTAACTTCTTTTGTTCTTATAGACAATAGTTCTGCAATCAGTAATGTTACAGTTCTAGGAAAAAATATAACTCATAAAGGTCGATCATATAAGACTTTTGGTCTTAGTGAAGTTGTTACACATCCATCTTATCGTAAACAGGTACTAGGACTTCAACTTATAAAAGAAGCAACAAAATTCATAGAAAATAATAACCCTGACATTAGCATATTTACTTGTGAGCCTTCTATTGTATATTTTTATACCAAAGAAGGATGGATACATATGGAAAATACATGCACTGTTGGAGGTACACTTGATAATGCTTTTCGTAGTGACTCCTTAGGATTAGCTACCATGATGCGTTTTTTCTCAGACAAATCAAAAAAACATCGACAAGATTTTGAACATTCTGATGTTTATCTAGAATTAGGAAAAAAAGTTGTGGTAATATAA
- a CDS encoding ribonuclease HII encodes MLQIEKEIWNKGYEYIACIDEVGRGCLAGDVVACAIIMPKDEIIDGVKDSKKISPKKREKLYDIILEKAIGVGIGQVDAKTIDEINIRQSTLLAMKKAIENIRDKNGNKILPQYILIDAEKVNIDIPQESIIKGDEKCHGIAAASIIAKVYRDRMCIKWGEEYPQYEFEKHKAYATKVHREMILEHGPCPIHRKTFLRKILSNK; translated from the coding sequence ATGTTACAAATAGAAAAAGAAATCTGGAATAAGGGTTATGAATATATAGCATGTATAGATGAAGTTGGTAGAGGGTGCTTAGCAGGAGATGTTGTTGCCTGTGCTATAATCATGCCTAAAGATGAAATTATTGATGGGGTAAAGGATTCGAAAAAAATATCGCCAAAGAAAAGAGAAAAGTTGTACGATATTATATTAGAGAAGGCAATCGGTGTAGGAATAGGACAAGTTGATGCGAAAACTATAGATGAAATAAATATAAGACAAAGTACATTATTAGCTATGAAAAAAGCGATAGAGAATATAAGAGACAAAAACGGAAATAAGATATTACCTCAGTATATACTTATAGATGCAGAAAAAGTAAATATAGATATTCCACAAGAAAGCATTATAAAGGGTGATGAAAAGTGCCATGGAATAGCTGCAGCTTCAATTATAGCTAAAGTATATAGAGATAGAATGTGTATAAAGTGGGGAGAAGAATATCCACAATATGAATTTGAGAAACATAAGGCTTATGCTACTAAGGTTCATAGAGAGATGATTTTAGAACATGGTCCTTGTCCTATTCACAGAAAGACATTTCTTAGAAAGATATTATCAAATAAATAA
- a CDS encoding EscU/YscU/HrcU family type III secretion system export apparatus switch protein → MKDKNKEKLAVALQYDSENDEAPVVIAKGKGDIAEKIIEKGNEEGISTFENQELAESLMMLNIDEEIPEELYTAVAEIMLFIYKLDEEEEEWWNDY, encoded by the coding sequence ATGAAGGATAAAAATAAAGAAAAGTTAGCAGTTGCATTACAATATGATAGTGAAAATGATGAAGCTCCTGTAGTAATAGCTAAAGGAAAGGGAGATATAGCGGAAAAAATAATAGAAAAGGGAAATGAAGAAGGAATAAGTACCTTTGAAAATCAAGAATTAGCAGAAAGTCTAATGATGCTAAATATAGATGAAGAAATTCCAGAAGAACTATATACCGCTGTGGCAGAGATTATGCTATTTATCTATAAACTAGATGAAGAAGAGGAAGAATGGTGGAATGACTATTAA
- a CDS encoding peptidylprolyl isomerase — protein MSKNPIVTIEMENGNKIKVELYPDVAPNTVRNFISLVEKGYYDGIIFHRVIPGFMIQGGCPEGSGIGGPGYSIKGEFKSNGFENNLKHDKGVISMARTMMPNSAGSQFFIMAEKSPHLDGEYAAFGKTIEGIEEVDRIVNVKRDYNDKPLEDQRMKKVTVDTFGVDYGEVEKYN, from the coding sequence ATGAGCAAAAACCCTATAGTAACTATTGAAATGGAAAATGGAAATAAAATAAAAGTAGAACTATATCCAGATGTTGCACCTAATACAGTTAGAAACTTTATATCTTTAGTAGAAAAAGGTTATTATGATGGCATAATATTCCATAGAGTTATTCCAGGATTTATGATACAAGGAGGATGTCCAGAGGGAAGTGGTATAGGAGGTCCGGGATACTCTATAAAAGGTGAATTTAAAAGTAACGGATTTGAAAATAATCTAAAACATGATAAAGGTGTTATTTCTATGGCTAGAACTATGATGCCAAATTCAGCAGGATCACAGTTCTTTATTATGGCTGAAAAATCACCACATCTTGATGGAGAATATGCGGCTTTTGGAAAAACAATAGAAGGAATAGAAGAAGTAGATAGAATAGTTAATGTTAAAAGAGATTATAATGATAAACCGTTAGAAGATCAAAGAATGAAAAAAGTTACAGTTGACACTTTTGGAGTAGATTATGGAGAAGTAGAAAAATATAATTAA
- the nifJ gene encoding pyruvate:ferredoxin (flavodoxin) oxidoreductase produces MTIKTKTMDGNEAAAYISYAFTEVAAIYPITPSTPMAELVDLWSAEGKKNIFNQKVRVSELQSEAGAAGTLHGSLQAGSLTTTYTASQGLLLMIPNMYRLAGQLLPAVFHVSARAIATHALSIFGDHQDVMATRQTGVAMLASNSVQEVMDLGAVAHLSAIRSRIPFLHFFDGFRTSHEIQRVDVIDYDDLKPIIDYKAIEEFKNRALNPEKPVLRGTAQNEDIYFQGRESANTFYDNLPNIVEDYMNEIEKITGREYKLFQYYGHEEAESIIVAMGSVCQVIEETIDYLIDKGEKIGLIKVHLYRPFSEKHFFKAYPRTVKKIAVLDKTKEPGALGEPLYEDVRTVFYNSGYEPIIVGGRYGLGSKDTTPSQIISVFENLKRKIPKNRFTIGIEDDVTNTSLPVDMIVDTSPKENISCRLWGLGSDGTVGANKMAIKIIGDKTDLYAQGYFSYDSKKSGGSTISHLRFGKKPIKSSYLVYNADYIACHNKSFINHYDNLLEGLKEKGTFVLNCPWSIEEIEEKLTDRVKRYLAKNNINFYIIDANQIAHSIGLGNRINMIMQTVFFKLTNVIPFEDAVLYLREYIKNLYGRKGENVVNMNYEAVDKAIENLIKVEIPKHWIDLHEEVNSESEKLPQFVKEIQNPMAKQRGNELPVSSFKGMEDGTFPLGTTAYEKRGIATTIPRWIIENCIQCNQCSFICPHAVIRPFLLNEDEKQNAPETFETKKPVGKGALEELGYRIQLSPLDCTGCSNCADVCPAPEKALVMFNAETEIPKQIKNWEYASEKVSIKDNLMNKGTVKGSQFAKPLLEFSGACPGCGETAYLKFVTQLFGDSMMIANATGCSSIWGASAPSIPYCKDKEGRGPTWANSLFEDNAEFGYGMYIGVAQTREKIKDLMKEAIDTDINEECKELFKQWIDFMHDTESSKTISKKIIELLSKGDYKDNNVIQEILSKKDYLVKKSQWIVGGDGWAYDIGFGGLDHVLSSGEDINALVFDTEIYSNTGGQSSKSTPTAAVAKFAAAGKKIRKKDLGLMAITYGYVYVAQVSIGANMNQFVKAVTEAEKYKGPSLIICYAPCVSHGIKGGMQRAISQEKKAVESGYWQLYRYNPTLKEEGKNPFILDSKEPKLPFKDFILSELRFSQLKNTFPDIAEELYEKAEEDAKNRYNIYKMLSEVKY; encoded by the coding sequence ATGACTATAAAAACTAAAACTATGGATGGAAACGAGGCTGCTGCTTATATTTCATATGCATTTACTGAAGTAGCTGCTATTTATCCCATAACTCCATCTACACCAATGGCAGAATTAGTAGACCTATGGTCAGCAGAAGGAAAAAAAAATATATTTAATCAAAAAGTTAGGGTATCTGAACTACAATCAGAAGCAGGAGCTGCAGGAACACTTCATGGTTCATTACAAGCAGGTTCTTTAACTACTACCTATACTGCTTCACAAGGATTACTACTGATGATACCAAATATGTATAGATTAGCAGGACAATTATTGCCAGCAGTATTCCACGTAAGTGCTAGAGCAATTGCTACTCATGCTTTATCAATATTTGGAGATCATCAAGATGTTATGGCAACTAGGCAAACAGGAGTTGCTATGCTTGCTTCTAATAGTGTACAAGAAGTTATGGACTTAGGAGCAGTAGCACATTTATCTGCTATAAGATCAAGAATTCCGTTTTTACATTTTTTTGATGGATTTAGAACTTCTCATGAGATACAAAGGGTCGATGTTATAGATTATGATGACTTAAAACCTATAATAGATTATAAGGCTATAGAAGAGTTTAAGAATAGAGCGTTGAATCCTGAAAAACCTGTACTAAGAGGTACAGCTCAAAATGAAGATATATATTTTCAAGGAAGGGAATCAGCAAATACTTTCTATGATAACTTACCAAACATTGTAGAAGACTACATGAATGAGATTGAAAAGATTACAGGTAGAGAATATAAATTGTTTCAATATTATGGACATGAAGAAGCTGAAAGTATAATTGTGGCTATGGGCTCAGTATGTCAAGTAATAGAAGAAACTATAGATTATTTAATTGATAAAGGAGAAAAGATAGGGTTAATAAAAGTCCATTTATATAGGCCATTTTCTGAGAAGCATTTCTTTAAAGCTTATCCTAGAACAGTAAAGAAGATAGCAGTTTTAGATAAAACAAAAGAACCAGGTGCACTAGGAGAACCTTTATATGAAGATGTGAGAACAGTTTTTTATAATAGTGGATATGAGCCTATTATAGTAGGTGGAAGATATGGTTTAGGTTCTAAAGATACTACACCTTCACAAATAATATCAGTATTTGAAAATTTAAAGAGAAAGATTCCTAAAAATAGATTTACTATAGGAATAGAAGATGATGTTACTAATACTTCTCTACCAGTAGATATGATAGTTGATACATCCCCAAAAGAAAATATAAGTTGTAGGTTATGGGGACTTGGTTCAGATGGAACAGTTGGAGCAAATAAAATGGCTATTAAAATAATAGGAGATAAAACAGATCTCTATGCACAAGGATATTTTTCATATGATAGTAAGAAGTCAGGTGGCAGTACAATATCTCATTTAAGATTTGGAAAAAAACCTATTAAATCATCATATTTAGTATATAATGCTGATTATATAGCATGCCACAATAAATCTTTTATAAATCATTATGACAATTTGTTAGAGGGACTTAAAGAAAAAGGTACTTTTGTTTTGAATTGTCCTTGGAGTATAGAAGAAATTGAAGAAAAGTTAACTGATAGAGTGAAAAGATATTTGGCTAAGAATAATATAAACTTTTATATTATAGATGCTAATCAAATAGCTCATAGTATTGGACTTGGAAATAGAATAAATATGATTATGCAGACAGTATTCTTTAAATTAACTAATGTAATACCTTTTGAAGATGCTGTATTATATCTTAGAGAATATATTAAAAACCTTTATGGTAGAAAAGGTGAAAATGTAGTTAACATGAATTACGAGGCAGTAGACAAAGCTATTGAAAATCTTATAAAAGTGGAAATACCTAAACATTGGATAGACTTACATGAAGAAGTTAATAGTGAAAGTGAAAAATTACCACAATTCGTAAAAGAAATTCAAAATCCAATGGCAAAACAAAGAGGAAATGAATTACCAGTAAGTAGCTTTAAAGGAATGGAAGATGGTACTTTTCCATTAGGAACTACTGCTTATGAAAAAAGAGGAATAGCAACAACTATTCCAAGGTGGATAATAGAAAACTGTATTCAGTGTAATCAATGTTCCTTTATATGTCCACATGCAGTTATAAGACCATTTTTGTTAAATGAAGATGAGAAACAAAATGCACCAGAAACATTTGAAACTAAAAAGCCAGTAGGAAAAGGGGCTTTAGAAGAATTGGGATATAGAATACAATTAAGTCCTTTAGATTGTACTGGATGTAGTAATTGTGCAGATGTTTGCCCAGCACCAGAAAAAGCATTGGTGATGTTTAATGCTGAAACAGAGATACCTAAGCAAATCAAAAATTGGGAGTATGCATCAGAAAAGGTGAGTATTAAAGATAATTTAATGAATAAAGGAACTGTTAAGGGTAGTCAATTTGCAAAACCTTTATTAGAATTTTCAGGAGCTTGTCCTGGATGTGGAGAAACAGCATATTTAAAGTTTGTAACACAATTGTTTGGTGACTCTATGATGATAGCTAATGCTACTGGATGCTCATCTATTTGGGGAGCTAGTGCACCATCTATACCATATTGTAAGGATAAAGAAGGAAGGGGACCAACATGGGCTAACTCCCTATTCGAAGATAATGCAGAATTTGGATATGGCATGTATATTGGAGTTGCTCAAACTAGAGAAAAAATAAAAGATCTTATGAAAGAGGCTATAGATACAGATATTAATGAAGAGTGTAAAGAGCTATTTAAACAATGGATAGATTTTATGCATGATACAGAATCTTCAAAGACTATTAGCAAGAAAATTATAGAGTTATTATCAAAGGGAGATTATAAAGATAATAACGTTATACAAGAAATCTTATCAAAAAAAGATTATCTAGTAAAAAAATCTCAATGGATAGTTGGAGGAGATGGCTGGGCTTATGACATTGGATTTGGAGGACTTGATCATGTATTATCCTCAGGTGAAGATATAAATGCATTAGTATTTGATACAGAAATTTATTCAAATACAGGAGGTCAATCATCTAAATCTACACCTACAGCTGCTGTTGCTAAATTTGCAGCAGCAGGTAAAAAGATTAGAAAGAAAGATTTGGGGTTAATGGCTATAACTTATGGATATGTTTATGTAGCTCAAGTATCAATAGGAGCTAATATGAATCAATTTGTAAAAGCTGTTACTGAAGCAGAAAAATATAAAGGACCATCTCTAATAATATGCTATGCTCCATGTGTAAGTCATGGTATAAAAGGTGGAATGCAAAGAGCAATATCTCAAGAGAAAAAAGCAGTGGAGTCTGGATATTGGCAGCTATATAGATATAATCCTACATTGAAAGAAGAAGGAAAAAATCCTTTTATACTAGATTCGAAAGAGCCTAAATTACCATTTAAGGATTTTATACTTAGTGAATTACGATTTTCTCAGCTTAAAAATACTTTTCCTGATATTGCAGAAGAACTATATGAAAAGGCTGAAGAAGACGCTAAAAATAGATACAATATTTATAAAATGCTTTCTGAGGTTAAATATTAA
- a CDS encoding CDIF630_02480 family spore surface protein: MNKNINRKIQNAPIENHRTAAWAEIKDVMPESKVSIPSISNVTLAKEWVEENQK, translated from the coding sequence ATGAATAAAAATATAAACCGTAAAATTCAAAATGCTCCCATAGAAAATCATAGAACTGCAGCTTGGGCTGAAATTAAAGACGTTATGCCTGAATCTAAAGTTTCTATTCCTAGTATAAGTAATGTAACATTGGCTAAAGAGTGGGTAGAAGAAAATCAAAAGTAA
- a CDS encoding CDIF630_02480 family spore surface protein, translating to MKDNTIIDKQNNRKEPHKNAAWADIHKVQPESNVPIPSLTNVIEAKEWVEHNKK from the coding sequence ATGAAAGATAATACTATTATAGATAAGCAAAATAATCGTAAAGAACCTCATAAAAATGCAGCATGGGCTGATATTCATAAAGTTCAACCAGAATCTAATGTTCCAATTCCTAGCTTAACTAATGTAATAGAAGCTAAAGAATGGGTTGAACATAATAAAAAATAA